The following are encoded together in the Misgurnus anguillicaudatus chromosome 14, ASM2758022v2, whole genome shotgun sequence genome:
- the LOC129445786 gene encoding uncharacterized protein, protein MVRTCDYPDCTNKDVALSPHTFQRFPVADVALRRLWLIALGFNVNTKLAKIKKLRVCSAHFSDDDYVSPCPGQKKKRVLKSTAVPAPWACTPVVMAAAAAQSGCTTDSIPDEVYHAFSGLPQSTPLKCRFDHKHLKMVLTSPPETVPKTKPSTSGTYLALPPTCEQSKSGNPSSTVASETLETSMSSIEAPGVGDDCTFLPLSSECTSTRSSSSDVSIVGAERRGDWSERKWIVNESALMELFSTCHTCGVSITDKKITSCGSKIKIEWTCLNHHTGVWQSCPDVRGIPENNLVSSAAIIFTGTTQNEIAEWADLLNLQLPKKTSYYSLQSTYMIPVIHKAYTDMQEKNIAQLQEAASHGGHTDICGDARSDSPGYSAKYTCYSFMDDATKKIIMSDLIQVSETTSSPAMESVGFRRGLDRLLDSGVSVDVVTTDRAPSIRKIMRESYPELRHQFDPWHVAKGVKKKATVAARKKENRDLQPWIKSLGNHFWWSCSSCGGDEKELRRRWTSILYHVCGVHRWEENGQEYRCYHDDLIDDQQIRKKWLKKGSAAWNALKAVVLDKNLLRVFSQLTLFKHTGNLEVFHSSMLKYAEKRRHFTYVSMQARLQLSVIDHNLNVDRQQDRTQSGKEKYNVIYSKQSKQWVVRKLYESTSQDFRKELVQQVIQRRIDKSVRLGDPAFHIHPPVSIPTNIAPTPKPNKDDLVAQHASRFLQKHTEDV, encoded by the exons ATGGTGCGGACTTGTGACTATCCGGACTGTACAAACAAAGATGTGGCGCTTTCTCCTCACACATTTCAAAGATTTCCTGTGGCAGATGTTGCTCTGAGGCGACTTTGGCTCATTGCTCTGGGCTTCAATGTGAACACTAAACTGGCGAAGATAAAGAAGCTTCGcgtttgcagtgcacacttcaGCGACGACGACTATGTTTCTCCCTGCCCAGGACAGAAGAAGAAACGTGTTTTGAAGAGTACTGCTGTCCCAGCACCCTGG gCATGCACTCCTGTTGTGATGGCTGCTGCAGCAGCCCAGTCTGGGTGCACTACTGATTCAATCCCTGACGAAGTGTACCACGCATTCTCTGGACTCCCTCAGTCAACCCCTCTGAAGTGCAGATTTGACCATAAACACTTGAAGATGGTTCTCACCAGCCCACCAGAAACCGTTCCAAAAACAAAGCCATCAACATCTGGTACATACTTGGCCCTACCTCCCACCTGTGAACAGTCAAAg TCAGGGAACCCGAGCTCAACAGTTGCATCTGAGACACTGGAGACAAGCATGAGTTCCATAGAGGCACCTGGTGTAGGGGATGACTGCACATTTCTTCCTCTGAGTAGTGAATGTACATCCACAAGATCATCTTCCTCAGATGTGAGCATTGTGGGAGCAGAAAGGAGAGGTGATTGGTCTGAGAGGAAGTGGATTGTGAACGAGTCGGCCCTTATGGAACTGTTTTCAACTTGTCACACATGTGGTGTATCCATTACTGACAAGAAAATCACCAGCTGTGGATCAAAGATCAAAATAGAATGGACTTGTCTCAATCACCATACAGGAGTGTGGCAGTCATGTCCAGATGTCAGGGGAATCCCTGAGAATAACCTAGTGTCCTCAGCAGCCATTATTTTCACTGGaacaacacaaaatgaaatTGCAGAGTGGGCCGATCTTCTGAATTTACAGCTTCCAAAGAAGACATCGTACTACTCACTACAGTCCACTTATATGATACCTGTAATTCACAAAGCCTACACTGACatgcaagaaaaaaatatcGCCCAACTCCAGGAAGCAGCGTCTCATGGTGGACACACAGATATTTGTGGTGATGCAAG ATCTGACTCCCCAGGCTACAGTGCCAAGTACACCTGTTACAGCTTCATGGATGATGCAACAAAGAAGATAATTATGTCAGACCTAATTCAG GTATCTGAGACTACGAGTTCACCAGCAATGGAGTCTGTTGGTTTCCGGAGGGGTCTGGATCGTCTGCTGGACTCTGGAGTTAGTGTTGATGTTGTTACGACTGACCGGGCTCCATCAATACGGAAGATCATGAGGGAGTCTTATCCGGAGCTCAGACATCAGTTTGACCCATGGCATGTTGCTAAAG GTGTAAAGAAGAAAGCAACTGTAGCAGCAAGGAAGAAGGAAAACCGGGATCTGCAGCCTTGGATCAAGTCTCTGGGCAATCACTTCTGGTGGTCATGCAGTTCTTGTGGTGGTGATGAGAAG GAGTTGAGACGCCGGTGGACCTCTATCCTGTATCATGTGTGTGGTGTTCACCGATGGGAAGAAAATGGGCAGGAGTACAGGTGTTACCATGACGACCTCATCGATGACCAACaaataagaaagaaatggttGAAGAAGGGGTCTGCTGCCTGGAATGCTCTCAAGGCTGTCGTACTAGATAAAAATCTCTTGAGGGTCTTCAGTCAGTTGACTTTATTCAAGCATACCG GGAACCTTGAAGTGTTCCACAGCTCTATGCTGAAGTACGCAGAGAAGAGGCGCCACTTCACATATGTCAGTATGCAGGCAAGGCTTCAACTGAGTGTCATTGACCACAACCTCAATGTTGACCGTCAGCAGGACCGTACTCAGTCTG GAAAAGAAAAGTACAATGTTATTTACTCCAAGCAATCAAAGCAGTGGGTTGTAAGGAAGCTGTATGAGTCAACATCTCAGGATTTTCGGAAAGAATTGGTGCAACAAGTCATTCAACGGCGAATTGACAAGAGTGTCAGGCTTGGAGATCCAGCGTTCCACATCCATCCTCCAGTCAGCATACCAACCAACATTGCTCCTACTCCAAAGCCAAACAAGGACGATTTGGTTGCCCAACATGCATCACGTTTTCTCCAAAAACATACGGAGGATGTCTGA